A single window of Sulfitobacter sp. JL08 DNA harbors:
- a CDS encoding CBS domain-containing protein, translating to MEISDAMHVNADWVDADTPISEIAKMMEKGDIGAVPVGKDDKLIGMVTDRDITLRVVAAGRDPKKTTAQDVMTKGIVYCRTKETVEDAIHLMDQRKLRRLPVLDDNKRLVGMLSLGDIAHAVSRDLSGELLQAVSDHHA from the coding sequence ATGGAAATCTCGGACGCAATGCATGTAAACGCCGATTGGGTCGATGCGGACACACCGATCAGCGAAATCGCGAAAATGATGGAAAAAGGCGATATCGGCGCCGTTCCCGTCGGCAAGGACGACAAGCTGATTGGCATGGTCACGGACCGCGATATTACCCTGCGGGTTGTGGCTGCCGGGCGCGATCCGAAAAAGACCACGGCGCAAGACGTGATGACCAAGGGCATTGTCTATTGCCGGACCAAAGAAACCGTCGAAGACGCAATCCACCTGATGGATCAAAGGAAATTGCGCCGCCTGCCCGTGCTGGACGACAACAAACGGCTGGTCGGGATGCTTAGCCTTGGCGATATAGCACATGCCGTAAGCCGCGATCTGTCAGGTGAATTGTTGCAGGCCGTATCTGATCATCACGCCTGA